In the genome of Drosophila kikkawai strain 14028-0561.14 chromosome 2R, DkikHiC1v2, whole genome shotgun sequence, the window TGTTGTCTACTTTGTTTGGGTTTCGGTTTCGATTACGGTTTTGGGGCTTGGACTCCCCAATCGAGAGCACAAAATGTTGGGCAATTGGCCCGGCTGCAAGCGGGCACCGCGCATGGTGCTCAAGCATGTGAGGGGCCAGCTGGAGCAGGGTTGCGACGATCTCATGGAGGCGGCTGAGACTCATTTTCCGGATATTGTGCAGCATTTTCAGCGTAACTCTAAGCTGGCCGAGTCATCGAAGCGTTTGAAGTCGCAGATCTGGAGCTCTGTGGTCACCATACTTCTGGTGAAAGCCAAGGATTTGCCGCTGGCGGAGGATGGCAGCAAGCTAATTGATATTCACTTTAAATTTAGGTGAGTTTTGAGGAGAAATTTGTTAAGGAtaggaattattttaaaaattatattagtaGCTTGATTTAAGAGAAAGAAATTCTTTTGAATatctatttaaaattcaagtacattttccttataattttttctgtttaatattctaaaatttctAGCAACTGCAGCCTTGAAGTTcatagaattttttaatagcttcatttttaatagacttcttaatttaaattttaatgagcAACTTGACCAGAGcgctttttatgttttatactTCCTATCAGCAGCTCAAGGTTTATCACCAAGCTTGTATTAAAAAAGAGGCTGAAAAATACACTTGGAAACAAATATAAGCTAGCACTTCtataaatctattaaaataatatattaaaaataaattaatacccCTTTTGAAATTCAGATTGGGCAACGAGAAGTACAAGAGCAAGTCTTCCTGGACGGAACGCTGGCTGGAGCAGTTCGATCTCCACCTCTTCGATGAGGATCAGAACCTGGAGCTGGCTCTTTGGAATCGCAATTCCCTCTACGGCAAGGCCATCATTGATCTGAGTGTTTTCCAGCGCGAGACCACCCATGGCATATGGAAGCCTCTCGAGGATTGTCCTGGCGAAGTACACCTCATGCTTACGATAAGTGGAACCACTGCTTTGGAGACAATCAGCGATCTGAAGGCTTTTAAGGAGGATCCACGAGAGGCACAGTTATTACGGGAAAGATATCGCTTCCTGCGTTGCCTGCAAAATCTTCGAGATGTGGGTCATCTGACGGTGAAGGTATTTGGAGCTACGGGACTGGCGGCAGCGGATATAGGAGGAAAATCAGATCCTTTTTGTGTCCTGGAACTGGGCAATGCCCGGCTGCAGACCCAAACGGAGTACAAGACCCTAACGCCCAACTGGAATAAGATCTTTACTTTGTAAGCaaccattttttaagcttcttAAAGATTATAGacttgtaaattaattttatatatttttctagcAATGTCAAGGACATCACTCAGGTGCTGGAAATCACCGTCTTCGATGAGGATCGCGATCATCGTGTCGAGTTCCTGGGTAAACTAGTCATACCTCTGCTCCGAATCAAAAGCGGTGTCAAGCGTTGGTACACCCTCAAGGATAAGAACCTGTGTGTAAGGGCCAAGGGCAACTCTCCACAAATCCAACTGGAATTGACGGTGGTCTGGAATGAGGTACGAGCTGTTTGCCGGGCCCTGCAGCCCAAGGAGGAGAAGCTTATACAACAGGAAGCCAAGTTTAAGAGGCAGTTGTTCCTGCGAAATGTCAACCGACTCAAGGAGATTATCATGGATATCCTGGAAGCAGCGAGATATGTTCAGTAAGTAGTTTCTATAGAATTTTATACTTAAAActcatatttaatatttccccAAAAGGAGCTGCTTTGAATGGGAATCCCCCGTGCGTTCCAGCATAGCCTTTGTCCTATGGATTGTGGCTTGTGTTTATGGTGATCTGGAAACGGTGCCCTTGGTTCTGTTACTCATCATACTCAAGTAGgaatttttcaatataatttattatcaagaatatatataatttattcttACTTTTTCTAGAAACTGGCTTATCCGCCTGATTACAGGCACCACAGATCCAGCTGCCCACTATGACTATGAATATGATgaggacgatgacgatgacaaggagaaggaggagaagaaaTCCATCAAGGAGAGATTGCAGGCCATACAAGAAGTCTCCCAAACCGTACAGAATACGATAGGTTATCTGGCCTCTCTAGGCGAAAGCACCATCAAGTGAGCTTGAATCTTTGatgatttttatagaaattctttataatttaCTGACTTTCCAGCACATTTAACTTTTCCGTCCCCGAATTGACCTGGCTGGCCGTGGTCCTGCTGCTGGGTGCCATACTGGTCCTGCATTTTGTTCCTCTGCGCTGGCTGCTGCTCTTCTGGGGCCTGATGAAGTTCTCCCGCCGTTTGCTAAGGCCCAACACCATACCCAACAATGAGCTGTTGGACTTCCTATCTAGAGTGCCAGATAACGAAGAGATTGTATGTATATACTAGCAAAATCTATACATATTTtacttgatttaaattttctttaaaacagAATCAATATAGAGAACTCCCTCCCGCGGCTCCTGCTGACCAGACCCGCTCTAATCCCAAGAAGAAGCTCAAAGGCTCATAGTCCATAACCAGCGCTGATGCAGTCATAGCCCAGCTGCAGTCCAGCGCTAACCAAGGAGCAGGAGGATCAGGCTCAGCAGGATCAAATGTCtccaaacagcagcagcttctgCAGAGATTCCGGGCCAATACCAGCCAGCTGAAGCAGCGCTTTGGCCAGGCCAAGAGCCTCAGTCTGAGCCATAGCGAATTCAATTAgacaccaaacaaaaaaaaaagttagcTAGTAAAGTAAGGATCCAAAATCCATCAAATCAACTCAATTATTGcagcacaaaaaacaaagttcGCTTCACTTATTTTCCTAGaactatatatacacacaaacacacacacacgaacagttaattataaatgtcaaaaactatttacaccgcaaagaaaaataatgataatgTATATACACTCGGACTCTATGTGTACCTAAGGTAACCTCTATCTCTCTCAAAGAATTATTCGAATATTGCTAACTACCTAAGATTCCTTATTGCGCGAATCCAAATGCGATTACTTATTTATTGTGTATTTCAATTTGTGATATTTTCAAAGAATTTTGCAACTAGGCTTACTTACTACTTATGTGACTTAATCCCACGGAAGCTCCAAGTCcccgaaaacaaacaaactccatttacaattacaaatttCGATTGCACCCTCGCCTCGTTTAAGGACGCTTCTTCATGATATTATACACCTTTACATTAtagtacatatacatatataatataatccTAAACCTAAATTTCATTTGAAAGATTCGATAAAGATTGTTCAAaacattttctaaaatttacatttattatcaACTATATTGTCTAGGATAATCAGCTCGTCGCAGGCCACCCCCTCTGGCCCagccatataaatatatttcatgcATATAcctaaatactttaaataaaattaattgctACTGTAACCCACTCCAAACGAtcgatttgataaaatttagATAGTTAAACTATTTTATACCCCGCAACAAGCAAACAAGGCAacaagaaacaacaacaagaagagcaacaacaaagtttttatatacataccgaactcaattaattaattagcacCTAAGTTaagtttgttatttttcaaaatatatacatatatatataaacgaaTACGaatggcaaaaataataaaacatatttttggaTTTCGCTCAAGATATGAGAACTCTGGGGGTTGTCAAACTGTGGGTAATTCTGTGCCAAGTACAATGgcttttaaactttatttacttACAAAAGTTTGCAGCTTAAACTGCaagctttattttatatataaccTGAATGGGGagggttttatatttattattaaaaaacaatttagaaTAAGAACAACAAAGATAATTAATTTAAGGGACAAATTTGTATTCGAtttaaaaactagcacagtTTCAAACCTGCTTAGAATCTTGGTCTAGAAGTAAGCGCAGACTTTAACCACATGTTAGTTCTCTTTTTTAGACCTTGTATGGCGAAAACTTATAGCCTTTCTTAAGTCAAAATtggcattattatttattataattttaaaataaatcaaggaAAGAAACTAAATTCCGGCAgacgaaatttgtatacactTTCAGAATCAaaatcataactaagtcaaaatagcatcaaattcaattcggaaagcttttctaagCTAGGTTTTTCTTggctaacaaatctgcatactaaatttaaaatattaagaaatttaaatttttttcaatttttgagaattttaatgatgtaaccccttataaaattttgaaattttgaaagaaaatttgaaattattttttctctcgAAAATGACTAGAAAGtatcgcctgttgatgctgatcaagaatatatatgatttatggggtcggaaatgtctccttcactgcttaGCAAGCTTATGACTAaaataataccctgcaaaggtataattaaatgaaataaataaaaaattgtgtaGTTGTAAAAGAGTTGCTAATATCTGGCCctacatatatttaagatatattatattttccttattaaattagaattttaaaacaattaaatggtaacggtatttattgaattattccttttgtataaataaatttcaaacttcaaaggtatacaaactttggttTCCCGATTTTAGCTTCCTTATCTTTCtggtatatattattttttatctgCTCTTTATcagtgttttgttttgctcagCTCTCTTGTTTACTTGCCCATTAAGCTCTCGAGTGCTAGAAATTAGCTGGGGATCGACAGAGTCTCGAActgcacaacaaaaatataccCAGCTTTTATAGCTTATCAGTATTTTAGTTAAAAGATTAGGCAAAGCCAGCAAACTTTTCCATTCAGTGatttgatatatataaatatttatttaaaaagaaacagagaattttttctctttcattAATTGATAAATATCAGAGAAATCCCTCTGTCCCAGACCCTGGGTAATTAGGTAACTGTAAATCTTATGGGTCAGCTCTCCCATGGGTATCGGTGATTTCGAGGCTTTGGCTGCATCTAAGGCCAAGTCAAGATCTTTGTTGATCAAAGAAATGGGAACTTTGTTAACCAAAGTTGAGGCAGATATTCCAGGAACTGGATTGTAGAATTCAGAAGTCCAGCAACGACCCGTGGATGAGTTGATTATCTCGGCAAAGGTCTGGGCATCTAAGCCTTGGGACACGGCCAAGTTCATGGCCTCCGAAACGCCAATCATGGAGATGGCCAGCATCATATTGTTGCACAGTTTGGCCGCCTGACCCATTCCAGGGACTCCACAGTGGACAATGCGTCGTCCCATGCACTCCAGTATACCCTTAACCGCCCTGAAgtcagcttcagctcctccTACCATAAAGGTGAGGCTGGCCTGCTGAGCTCCAGGTACTCCTCCAGATACGGGGGCATCTAGGAAACGGCCTCCCTGGTAGGTGATCCTTTTCTGCAAAGACTTGGCCAACTCTGGGGAGATTGTGGAGCAATCTATGAATGTTGTATCTCTTTTGAAGGTTTTGGTTAGGATTTCCTTGTAGGTGGCTTCTACAGTGGCATTGTTGGGCAGCATGGTGATCACATAGTTGGAATTCCTGGTCACTTCGGTGACTCCTGGGTGAACTAGGGCTCCTTTGGCCTTTATAGCATCACAGGCTTTTTTGGCTATATCAAAGACATTAAGTTTATGGCCAGTTTTGAGTAGATTCTTGGCCATAGGATTGCCCATATGGCCAAGTCCTATAAAGCCAATTTGGGACATGGTTCGAATGGGTATTTGTCGCCACAAATATAGATTATTAAGAGACAAAAGTCGGTGAGTCATAGTTGAAGTTATCCTAGAGAAAtagataatttttataattaattattaaaattaattattactttaatttgaattgatATGTATATAACTTTCTTTAgggtaatattttttgtaattaataaaatagagctaaataaattgtttgttttttgaagTAACAATTAGCATTACGATAATAAGTATAAGGAAGTCACCAATTAGCTATTTTATTTCGTCAGATTGATAAATTTAAGTTGGAAATTATGTTATCTCAAAAGACAATCtgtaatatattaaattaaacaattttttaggCACTTATAGGgttacttttttaattttaaaatattttatagataattttattgataaatttcaccaaatattttaaaatactaaaCTTTTGAGGCtttattttggtttcttttcaatttttaaacaattttatagatatttatatattatagagTGAAATAACTCTTTAAAAAtgtcaagaatatatttatttaaagctttaacCAAATTTCTGAAGCATTATAGActtttaaaatctattttttactAAATTAAATAGCTTTTACTAATGAATACCTCCAATATAGACTTGCCTCTGTTGTTTCTTCACGCAAACAATGCCTCCCAAACCACAAGCTTTAATGCTACGCATTTGAATTAGTAAATTCCCCAGCAATACCCCCAAAACTGTGAGCTTTTACCACGCCATAATTTCCATTATCATGTCTATAGCCTCATACCTATTCCTCCTCCAAGATGCTCTGTTTACCTGAGAAGACGAGAGCTTAATGCTCGATCGCCATGCGGAATCTAATGCCACGAGTGCTGTGCTGGCCAGATAAGCTTTTAATCATTAATTActggcatttatttatttgctggGGTGTGTTGAGAGCGGCGATAAGGCAAATCCCCCCCACatctggcactggcactggtaCTATCAGCTGTCTGGGGTTTCTCGGATGTCTGATGTTGGCCAGACCAACCCACTGTTACGCAATAGAATGGAACTTTTTTTCACTCAACCAACGACAATCGAATACGTCTTTAATTTACGCAAAATACACGCAGAAAAAACGGGTATaagtatataataataaatgcagGACTGGTGGGGATCAGCCTTAGCTAAGGTCCTTAACTCTAAACGCTGAACTTCTCCTTCTTCATGAGGTCGTACACCACAGAGAAGTCCTTGTTGCCCAGACCCTTATCGCACAGCGACAAGTACACCTTGTGGGCCAGCGAACCCAGCGGGATGGGGGAGTTGGAAGAGTTGGCCACACCGGAGGCCAGACCCAGATCCTTGGTGATCAGGGCAGTGGAGAAGCCGCCGGCATAATCCCGGTTAGCGGGGGCAGTGGGGCAGATGCCGGGCACGGGGTTGTAGACCTCCGAGGCCCAGCAGCGGCCGGTGGAAGAGTTGATGATCTCGGCAAAGACAGAGGCATCGAGTCCCTGACGTATGGCCAGATTCATGGCCTCCGAGACACCGATCATGGAGATGGCCAGCATCATGTTGTTGCACAGCTTGGCAGCCTGTCCCATGCCATAGACACCGCAGTGGGTGATCTTCTTGCCCATGCACTCCAGCACACTCTTCACCGCATTGTACTCCGCCTCAGTGCCGCCCACCATGAAGGTGAGGGTGGCCTGTTCGGCACCGGGAACTCCTCCGGAAACGGGGGCATCAATGAACCTGGCTCCCTTGCCGCTGATCTTCTTCTGCAGCGACTTGACCAGCTCCGGCGAGATCGTGGACGAGTCAATGAAGATGGTGTCCTTGTTAACGCCATCGGCAGTCATCTCCTCGTACGAGGCATCCACAATGGCATTGTTGGGCAGCATGGTGATCACAAAGTCAGAGTTTTTGGCCAGCTCGGAGGTCTTGGAGTAAACGGTGGCTCCCTTGGCGGCCAGTCCATCGCAGGCGGGCTTAGAGATGTCAAAGACATGCAGCTTGTGGCCGGCCTTGATGAGGTTGCTGGCCATGTTGGCGCCCATGTTGCCCAGGCCCACAAAGCCGATATtcttgccgctgccgctctgcGAGGACATGGCTCGGACCAAAGTCTGGCTCCAGGCACTCAGCATGGCGGGGGACATCACACGCAGAGACATGGCTGTGGAGGGGAAGAAATACATtagatttatttagttatgtAATCGGGAGGAATACGTAGAGcattatagaaaaataaggCCTAGTTCGGCTTATAAAAGTGTATGCGAGACGAGTATAGCCAGAAATTTTGAGTGAAATAGCTCAATGAACAAGCAGGAGCTGTCAAAATAAGCCCTTAAACCTGTATAATTCCATCATGACGTAGAGTATCTGACACCCACCTGTGGATCTAGAATAACTATCTGGGGAGGAAGGCTAAAAAACTGCGAATGTTCTACGCGATCGGACGGCTGCCAGAAGCTCACTGTCTCCCATGGCTGGCGAGTCACGTAATTTTAGTTGGTTCCAGGCGGAGATCTAGAGTTGTCGAGTGCTATTAAAGATtcgaaaatattaataaattatttttaagatgtaaatataaaattaaatatataaattgtttaaaaattttagaaaatatttaaacatgtatattagttttattattaatttattttgtaaatatataattattttgctgtataaatattatcttaAAACTGATCTCTATTTATTTCTCAAGCAAAAAGTATCTTTCACAACCTCGACAGCTCTACCTTATCCAAAACAAGTTCTCTGAGGCACTACATTCTCTCTctagctctctctctttccatCTGGCATATGCTTAGTTCTActgtacatataaataaagatatatacTGGCTATATACACCATTCCAGTGCCGACAAAAAAGCTTTCCGGCTCCACTCATTACAGTGTTTTCCCTTGATTTATGTTCTAATTGACTCGACACGTGCCGTTGTTTTTATTATCAGCAAAAACGGCCCAAAAAAACTTTCGATTTCATTTACTTTCCTTGACCTTCAAGCTGGTTCGTGtggaaagtgtgtgtgtgggaatgGTGGGTGTGTCGTTGAGTGCCTCCACCAGTGACTGTCAAACTGTGAGCTTTCGCACTTGTAGTTCCATGTTCGTCGTTAATTAAAGTGTTTATTTTGGGAATTGAAGCTTTTCTCAGCTGTTCTTGtgttaattaaagttttagttatatttaaaaataatttaattaattttagtcagCGTGAAGTGGCCTCAGTTCAATGCCTTTTGCCTTGAAATGGAATGACAAACTTGGGAATGGCTGCAATTGC includes:
- the Mctp gene encoding multiple C2 and transmembrane domain-containing protein isoform X2, with amino-acid sequence MQPLHFKTSKSSKKTAKQPYTFALCHRINKIFPATARIHYVDQVEQEEEADHHHHQLQHHQPGSSSTVSGSTPPLRISPHGSPQLQQQQRLGKHLSKSASELNGHDCHHSESPHISPKRAKSAVAQHLSGGGDRSGGVAGGVGVLQKTHGFFNNLRHRWSRAKSKDRLGRKSPSDFLEESTDYAADYSSESSSVTQSPRHRSTTIGGSPLAREFRATAKMAQVIQRFGGSMEGRIDEHPENGGPGGCTASPELTTQQQLEALQLRVHLKSGSDLVAMDKNGLSDPYVKFKVGGRLLHKSRTIHRDLNPVWDEVFIVPIEDPFQPIIVKVFDYDWGLQDDFMGSAKLDLTQLELGKAEDIHLQLCDSGGNPGEHGMGEILINLTLWPRSQEDKEMHFQRNSKLAESSKRLKSQIWSSVVTILLVKAKDLPLAEDGSKLIDIHFKFRLGNEKYKSKSSWTERWLEQFDLHLFDEDQNLELALWNRNSLYGKAIIDLSVFQRETTHGIWKPLEDCPGEVHLMLTISGTTALETISDLKAFKEDPREAQLLRERYRFLRCLQNLRDVGHLTVKVFGATGLAAADIGGKSDPFCVLELGNARLQTQTEYKTLTPNWNKIFTFNVKDITQVLEITVFDEDRDHRVEFLGKLVIPLLRIKSGVKRWYTLKDKNLCVRAKGNSPQIQLELTVVWNEVRAVCRALQPKEEKLIQQEAKFKRQLFLRNVNRLKEIIMDILEAARYVQSCFEWESPVRSSIAFVLWIVACVYGDLETVPLVLLLIILKNWLIRLITGTTDPAAHYDYEYDEDDDDDKEKEEKKSIKERLQAIQEVSQTVQNTIGYLASLGESTINTFNFSVPELTWLAVVLLLGAILVLHFVPLRWLLLFWGLMKFSRRLLRPNTIPNNELLDFLSRVPDNEEINQYRELPPAAPADQTRSNPKKKLKGS
- the Mctp gene encoding multiple C2 and transmembrane domain-containing protein isoform X1, with amino-acid sequence MQPLHFKTSKSSKKTAKQPYTFALCHRINKIFPATARIHYVDQVEQEEEADHHHHQLQHHQPGSSSTVSGSTPPLRISPHGSPQLQQQQRLGKHLSKSASELNGHDCHHSESPHISPKRAKSAVAQHLSGGGDRSGGVAGGVGVLQKTHGFFNNLRHRWSRAKSKDRLGRKSPSDFLEESTDYAADYSSESSSVTQSPRHRSTTIGGSPLAREFRATAKMAQVIQRFGGSMEGRIDEHPENGGPGGCTASPELTTQQQLEALQADELRRKREAQLRQFVFFQLRVHLKSGSDLVAMDKNGLSDPYVKFKVGGRLLHKSRTIHRDLNPVWDEVFIVPIEDPFQPIIVKVFDYDWGLQDDFMGSAKLDLTQLELGKAEDIHLQLCDSGGNPGEHGMGEILINLTLWPRSQEDKEMHFQRNSKLAESSKRLKSQIWSSVVTILLVKAKDLPLAEDGSKLIDIHFKFRLGNEKYKSKSSWTERWLEQFDLHLFDEDQNLELALWNRNSLYGKAIIDLSVFQRETTHGIWKPLEDCPGEVHLMLTISGTTALETISDLKAFKEDPREAQLLRERYRFLRCLQNLRDVGHLTVKVFGATGLAAADIGGKSDPFCVLELGNARLQTQTEYKTLTPNWNKIFTFNVKDITQVLEITVFDEDRDHRVEFLGKLVIPLLRIKSGVKRWYTLKDKNLCVRAKGNSPQIQLELTVVWNEVRAVCRALQPKEEKLIQQEAKFKRQLFLRNVNRLKEIIMDILEAARYVQSCFEWESPVRSSIAFVLWIVACVYGDLETVPLVLLLIILKNWLIRLITGTTDPAAHYDYEYDEDDDDDKEKEEKKSIKERLQAIQEVSQTVQNTIGYLASLGESTINTFNFSVPELTWLAVVLLLGAILVLHFVPLRWLLLFWGLMKFSRRLLRPNTIPNNELLDFLSRVPDNEEINQYRELPPAAPADQTRSNPKKKLKGS
- the LOC108082623 gene encoding probable 3-hydroxyisobutyrate dehydrogenase, mitochondrial yields the protein MTHRLLSLNNLYLWRQIPIRTMSQIGFIGLGHMGNPMAKNLLKTGHKLNVFDIAKKACDAIKAKGALVHPGVTEVTRNSNYVITMLPNNATVEATYKEILTKTFKRDTTFIDCSTISPELAKSLQKRITYQGGRFLDAPVSGGVPGAQQASLTFMVGGAEADFRAVKGILECMGRRIVHCGVPGMGQAAKLCNNMMLAISMIGVSEAMNLAVSQGLDAQTFAEIINSSTGRCWTSEFYNPVPGISASTLVNKVPISLINKDLDLALDAAKASKSPIPMGELTHKIYSYLITQGLGQRDFSDIYQLMKEKKFSVSF
- the LOC108082622 gene encoding probable 3-hydroxyisobutyrate dehydrogenase, mitochondrial, yielding MSLRVMSPAMLSAWSQTLVRAMSSQSGSGKNIGFVGLGNMGANMASNLIKAGHKLHVFDISKPACDGLAAKGATVYSKTSELAKNSDFVITMLPNNAIVDASYEEMTADGVNKDTIFIDSSTISPELVKSLQKKISGKGARFIDAPVSGGVPGAEQATLTFMVGGTEAEYNAVKSVLECMGKKITHCGVYGMGQAAKLCNNMMLAISMIGVSEAMNLAIRQGLDASVFAEIINSSTGRCWASEVYNPVPGICPTAPANRDYAGGFSTALITKDLGLASGVANSSNSPIPLGSLAHKVYLSLCDKGLGNKDFSVVYDLMKKEKFSV